CAGCAACCCAAACAGCCCTATAGTAGACCACCAGTAGCTCCCTCATCGACCACCACACTATGAAGGTAACACCACCTGCTAGCAACACCCTATCCAGACAGATAATCCTTTAATTTCTTACCTTTTAATagatgttattgaataatatgtAGAATACAAAATGATTCATGTTCTGCAAATGACATAACAAGGTCACTAGATTGGGCTAGTGACCAAGTTATATCGGTTGGACTTAAATCCAACTCGTATGGTTGGGTTAGGTCCAACTCGcataataaaaaggaaagaaaagaaagtctgTCAGGCTGTCTTTTGACCCAAAGAATCAAGATGGGTTGGGCTTGAGTCAAACCAATACACATAGGCTTCAAATCCTTGAGcccgtttgtttttgtgttttaaaaacgttttttttttaaatttattttttttagtttttttttgcttcaaattattggttttttagtgttttcaaatctttttaatgtgatgatattaaaaataaattttaaaaaataaaaataatattattttgatatactttcaaataaaaatatattttaaaaagtaatcacaatcataatattaaacaGATTATTTGAtgataagagagaaaaaatcaattccTTAAAAGGTTTTGTGAGAGTGATTTTTAAGGTCGAAGATGAATCAATAGATACACTAACGGttattaaactaatattatGACTATTGAATGACTGAATAATTGAAAGCTTGGGACTATATAGTCTGAATGTtgactaaaatattatttgttgggAGATGGTGAGCAATGACTCGTAAAGCACTTATAATTCCAATATTCTCAAGAACTACAACAATCTATATTGTTATAGAGCCCATTAATGTAGGTAGAGTATGATGAGGTGAAGAAAATTAACTAACacaaataaagtttaaatttttaataaatgtatttaaaaacTCACTACGAGTTGATGagtacagttttttttttttaaaaaaaaaattaatctcatagttttaatgtgtgttttaatagtttttgattaagaatgtttttaaaaatatagtataaatcatgtttttttttttaatttttaatttttatttttgtttaaaataaattatatatatatatatatgttattttgatgttaaaaataatttttaaaaataaaaaaaaaatattttaatataaaaaaatattttaaaccgcTATATCTCAATTATACCCtaaactttaaagaaaaaacatttcacAAACATACTtgtaaaacacattttcaaaagaaaaatgtgGAATGGCTTGTTATAAAAAGCCCCCTCTCCCGAGAAGCAAGCCATCTACCAAACAAGGCCTTAAAATAGTTCCAACGTATCGTGTTCCGTGAGAGAATAAGCAAAAAAGCGAAAGGACAGCTCTTCTCTCTCGCTCTAAAAAACCCTTAAGAAAAGTAGCGTGGTTTGCAATCGACCTCGAGAACAAAATGGCCAGCAGTAATCTCCCTCGTAGAATCATCAAGGTTCGTCCTCGATCTCACTTCTCAATTTTCCCGATCCATCGCTTTCTCTCTGTTCCACAACGGAATCTGATTTCCCTAATTTCCAATTACTTAATTATTACTCTATTTTTCAgagattttccttttcttttcgtaATTTTGACTTCTGATAACTTTggtgattttatttataattgtgaTCTAACAGGAAACTCAACGTCTCCTCAGCGAACCAGGTGGGAAGTtgactctttttctttttaatattattgctaTGTAATGgtgtttttatgttaattttgttttcttcaaatagTAATTTTGGAAAAGGAAATGTGAAATTTATTTATgggatttagtttgttaattttgtgatttattGATACCGCCTGCAGCTCCTGGAATTAGTGCTTCCCCATCGGAGGATAATATGCGATATTTCAATGTCATGATTCTTGGCCCAACACAATCTCCTTATGAAGGTATTTtagcttaatattttttttttagttatttgtactctataaataaattagcaTTCGAAACTTCGATTTTATCTTGAGCATCATGCTTTAAATTCTTTTTCCCTTTAGTGTGTTAGCTTCTTATTTCATTTGTGAGAGTAAATTTGTAATGTTGTTTGAGATTGATAGCAGTATCACTAGAGCACCTGAACTCTCGTGTCTTTCTTTGGGGATTTTGTGCTTTAAGTCTCCTCCAGCTTTAATTTGTTAATCCAATAGCTTTTTATGCAGAACTGAATGATGCTGGTCATCTTAATGCTAGAGTGGTTGTAGGGTTTAACCCCAACACGTAGTGTTATGAATGCTTGGACTCTTTTCTCTTTAAGGGATTGTCAATAATTTATGTGCGCTAAATGGGAATTTTGTAATCATATTGTTCCTTTATTATTGCGTTTTCTTTTGTAATTACTATTTGCAGcataaataaactaaacaagATCTGGCAATTTCAATGccatggataaaaataattgattaagaGAGCACACCAGAAACTGGAAAATAGCTTATCATGCCTTTTCCGTATTTGCCTTTGTGCATACAGTAATGCTTGTGCTTGGTGATAATGAAAGCTGATCGGTGATTTGAGGCAAATTTTGTATTACATATTGCAAGTTGATGTAAATGTTGCAGATGTtctgtgaaaaaattaaataagcttTTAGGTTCACGTCATTGATTACTATTTAGTTCAATCTATTGCtagcaaaattaaataatcatataTCTTGCTGTAGTATACAGCAGCTACAGTTATTTACGAGTATAACTCGCATTTTTTCTATTCTGTATGAACTGTGCAGCATGTTGTTGGATAACAATGTAAACAAGGTCAGGGGAACTGAAAATCTTCAATTACATCATGTGGCGTGGAAATCCACAGTATGGGGGATAGACTTTAATGTGCTGTGATCTGGCTTGTGTGAAATAATGTTTGAACAGTCATCTTGTTTTTTAGGAGTATTACATTAACCATTACTTCATGAGCATTGGTGTGCTACCGAGGTCATATATGTGAAGATCCTTGTAAGAGTGGAGACAGGTGTTGGCTGTTAACAACTGCTTATTGCCTACTGCTTATTGGGACATGAATGGGCAATTGTACTGATTTGGTTCAACAACTTAGTTTTTATGCAATGGATAATTTTAGCTGTCTCATTACTTGGTGTGCTTGGATGCCAGCTACTGTTTGGGGTATTACTTTCATTCAGCATTTTAAGCATCAGTATCTAAAGCATTGTCTGAGTTATTAAAACAGAAAAGTTCTTGTCATGTTCAAAGAAAGCACAGTTGCATTTCCTTTCAAGGCCATCAATTACTTTTCTCCAGTGCTTAGAACTTCCAGGAATAGTTAAGCTACCATTTATGATACTGCAGAATGGTAGGTTGGATTAGAGGTGCCCCATGTATGTTTTTGAGAATTTTACTTTAACGTGAAGTAACTGTTTGTTCAGAATCTTATAGGGTTGAGTTTGAGGTAAATTATTGTGAAGGGGATGACTGCAGTTGgagatttgtttaattttgctaTTTGCTTAGGACACTAAACTGTTAATAGCGTtctggaaagaaaaaattattttccttgaTATTATgttaatctcttttctttccagCTTTTTGTGTTTGTCTGTTTTGATGGGTGCCTtggttttgttctttgtttaggAGGGGTTTTCAAGCTGGAATTATTTCTGCCTGAAGAATATCCAATGGCTGCACCGAAGGTACCACAAGTTGGTGTTTTCCATTGTGGTGCTTTTTCAAAATCTCACTTTTTATGTTACATTGGATGATGAATTACAaataattgagaattttttgCTAAAGGTTTAAAATGCTTGGTTCTTGGtcttgtggattttttttttgaatcacaATTGTTTTTCATAATACTGAATTTGCTTATATTAGTATATGGTTTAATGcatttcttagtttttggttCTTAATCAATCACGATACCTCatctttttctatttgttttcttttaactgGTTCTCTAAGTTTATGGTAAGGGTTATAGCTTGTACACCCAATGATCCCAGGTGCATGTCAACAAAGTAGATTCTTAAAATTACAGATCAGGGTGGTTAGACTTGGAAGACAACATTCTGGGTTGAATAAGCATAGTGTTGGGAGAACTTATTAAGTGGTCCATGCCATTTCTTTATCCATTTAAGCTGAATGATAGCGTGTGGATTTGTAATAAATATGTTATGAGAGATTTGCTTGAGCTTGTTACTAGGAGTGTTTTGGCCCTTTTGaaacccaaaaatggaaatgaGCTGGAAACAACCATGGTCatccaattaattaattgagagaATTCAGACCTGAGTGACATCCTACGTGGACAATAATTTGTTGAAACAAGCCAAGTATCTTTATACCTGTAGCTGTAAATGTTTATCTAGCATCTTAACCTAGTTGATGTAAACGAATTGGTTATGGTTAGTGGTGCAGTTTTGAATTCACCTTGAATCATACAAATCATGTAATCTTAGCCTTCTAATATTGTCTGCATATCCTAACATGGTCTAATTTACAAAATTGGTCATTTGGTGCTGCTTGTGGTTCATGCAAGCTGGGATGCTCTATGTATGTGATCTTTCCCTGATTCACATTCTTGAGAATGTATTTTATGCCAGGAGTTCTCCGCCATTCCTTGTTTATCATAGTTTGCTCCTGCATTGTCTTTGCTATTTTTCTCATAATTACTCTGTTACAGGTTCGATTTCTGACCAAAATATACCATCCTAACATCGATAAGGTAGGCTCTCTTACCTTTTCTTCCCTCTTTTTTAGGCTTAACATTTGATGTTTCTTTCCTCCAACTCTGTAAGCTTTTAATGTAGCTTGGAAGGATATGCCTTGACATTCTGAAAGACAAATGGAGTCCTGCTCTTCAGATACGAACTGTGCTTTTGAGGTACTATGAGCTGCTGTTTTATATTGTGAAACTTGTTATTGAGATCAATCCCATGTTGAAGCTTGTGTTATACATGAGagtatttaattttctaatgttGGGTTTGATAGCATCCAAGCACTTCTTAGTGCACCAAACCCTGATGATCCACTTTCTGAGAACATCGCAAAGCATTGGAAAACGAATGAAGCAGAAGCTGTTGAGAcaggtaatatatatatatatatcaattattaAGTTCACACCAGTTTCCATGGAATTTACTTTCCTCACAAGCTTTACAATAAACAGCACTGACAGCTGTGTTGGTTTGGTTCTGATATTTTTGAACTCTGCAGCTAAGGAGTGGACCCGTTTATATGCAAGTGGTGCATGATTGCATGGTGGAAACTTACCTTCAAATGACAGGGGATGTATGCTTTTGACTTGATTTGAAAGGAAATTTGGAAGAAACGATGTTTGAACAAGCTGTAgtctaatatttttcaaagcttCCAGAtactttttgttaaattgttttGCTGTCGGAAGCATCGTCTTTGTGACTTGTATGATCAGATAAGATACGTTATTCATCTCATTGTCACTCTGCTGCTATCTCAATCCGTTAGCAATTGgaaatttcatgaattttatcttGAGAATCTGAACCCTAGTAgttaagataaataaaaaaaccaatgtgCATGAGCATAGAGTGTCTTGGATATCGTTAGTAGTCTCTGCattcatcttttatttcttatcaGCATCTTCATGCTTTTAGGTTTATTTTATCTATAATGATCCCATTTTTATCTTCCAAGTAAAACCAAATACATGTGAAATCGTTGTGCAAGGTGTTCATTTGGGTTTCTGGTTGTGTTTTAGCCTTATACAAGCCTGAcgttgattttctttcttttttaataaatggtTAGAATTATATTAAGACCAGCCAAGTTTTAGTTTCTTCATATATGGCAGCAAACATTCAGCAATTTCAGAACTGGGAGAACGAGTCCCTTGTTTTTACTGAGCTTGtttgtttgagagtgtgattgagattattttttaaagtattttttatttaaaaatacagtaaaataatatttattttattttttaaaaattatttttgatattaacgtagtaaaatgatttgaaaatattaaattgaagtaaataaaaataaaaattttaaattttttttaaaatacaaagacaAACTCTTGTGAATAGCTTGAGTTGAGGCGCGTCCCAAGATGGCTTTCCCTGTTCTTTCTTAGCGTGGTCGGGCATAATAGCTTCCTCATTTTCAAGTAGCGCACCGatttctaagtaaaaacctTCCCCTTATACGTTGATCTTTATATTGCCATCAAGTAGGTATTCAGGGGTGTAGGAGACCATTCACCATTGCCCACTGGAACAACAAAGGATGTTAGTCTCGTTCTTCCACCAATCTCAATAAACTCCTtctaatatcaaattatttacaAACCTCACCTTGTATCGTTCTGTTCTTCTGATCATCATGATTtccaatgatttaaaaaaatcaagttgctCTCTTCCCTCTCCTTGCATGTAAGAGGTTGCAAATCCCTAATCCTATATTTGGAAAGCCAGGAGATGGAGATGAGTGGAATATGCAAGGGTGGCGAAGGAGTCTAGAACTTAGCTGCTTTTATTTCCAAATTCAAAGACTGGGATTTTCGAGTTGACCAGGTGAAGACGCGTGGTTTTGGGTGGGAAGTTGTTGTCCAGAAACGCCAACATTTTGTGCATGTTTGGCAATACGATTGAACCTGCTTTTcggaaaatttcaaatttttttttgttaaaattgagtgcagtttgtactttttggatcgttttgatgtgttgatatcaaaaataattttaaaaaaataaaaaaaaaattattggcatacttttcgacacgaaaagctatttgaaaagcttgGTCACTTTGTAATGGTCTAGAAAATATTTGGCTTGGCTAGCTAAACTGGATTGTGgtttgaatttcaaataagttATGATCATTTCTATTTAAACCGAACCATGCAAATAAATTAGATATGGAAGGTTTAAGATATTAGTTCTTAGGAGGCCTAATCACTTGGTCACCAagttacttttatttttcagttataTCCTTTCATCCTtataattaaagtattttttttcattcaattaagtcctcaatGAAGtccaatttttcttgaattacaACTATTTCACAGAAAAATTACAGCCCAAAATTACAATAATCAAATTTAcacaaattcaactaaaaacttGTTACAAGTTTGGTACCAAAACTATGATTCATGGCTAATGAAACTCGAATGTTGCAGCTCTTATAAACTATGGCAAATatgaaaaatcaacaaaaggAGTGGTAGTATTAGCAACAAGCACATCAGAAGGTGCTGGAGGAGTTGATATAATTGTTGCACTAGATTTCATCTAAGGTGGATCATATAGCCAAAATACGAGGAAATATATCAATTGAGTCCACTCTTAAAATCCATATTACATTGGTCAATGGACACGGTCAGTAGGAGTTTAAGCCTCATACAGAACAACAATTGTTGCTCAGACCAATAAAACTAggtttttttccaattaaacgAGGAAGACCTACAGAGTGAATCCATAAGGCCAATTGTTGTTTCAACTACCATAATACAAACCATCAGAACTATTTGTTTATAACTAGTTTTCATATAGAAGTCAAGGCCTTCGCTTGGTTTCAAGAGATGGAGGAATCAAGGATAATTACTAGTAGGGAAACTTTTGTCAAGGCTTTCCATACTATGTTTGGGACCTTATCTTATGATAATCCCATGAAagtcttaattaatttgaagcgggcttcaacaataaaaaattataaaatgcataTTGAAGTTATATCAATCAGAGTTCAAGAATTGTTAAACAACCAtatattaagttgttttttttatgaggccTTAaggagaaaattaaattaaggatTTGAATGTTGAACCTTTAAAATCCATGGTAGCATATGGTTTAGCTAGGATGCAAGAGGAGCACCTCTTGGTATTGCATCAAAGTTGAAAGCTTAATACAAGTTGAGGCCGAAGTCGAGTAGTCTAATTGAGTCAAGCTAAGATTGCCTCTAAGAAAAGTCAATCAGTCTAGATATTATCCCAAACCtagttgagagaaaaaaaaaaaaagagagagaagataaaGGGCTTTGATTtaagtgtaatggaaaataaagtTCAGGTAATAAGTGTGGTGGTCTAAAACTATTTATGATTGAAGAGACATAAGAGGATCAAGAGGAATAGGATTCTGCAAATATAAAGGATCTAATTagtttagaaaattttaatgcTAATGAGGTAGAAATTTTCATCTACACTATGTTAAGGAGCCCAAATCCTAGAACTGTAAGGGTTAAGGCAACCATTAACAACTAAATAATCATAGTGTTGGTTGACACTCGAAGTACACATAACTTCATTGGGGATGAAATTTCTATTGTCACTAAATTTTTTAGTAAGAGTTATTGTTCAAGGCTAAACTTCGAGGCCTAAAGAATCTAGTTCCAGTCATGGGCTCTACTAGTTTGGCTTAATAGGTGTGACCTGATTCTTGAAATTCAATTGTTCAAAGAATTGGACCCTATTATATGGGACTTTGCTTAATTAACTATAGATATCCAATTTAATAGGCTTTAGATTCAACTTAAAGACTTGGGAGTCAAAGAGTCTATATTGATAACAGGTCTAGCCTTTTATAGGAGTTGAAAAGAAAAGCTAATGGTCTACTATTATAAATATAGGGAATGGAAGCTGGGACTAGAATCTTACAAAGATCCTTAAGTAAATTCAAGATTTATTAAAGAATTTTAAGAAGGTTTTTAAGGAACCTACAAGtttactctaaaaaaaaaaccattatcacGCAATAAACTTACAAAACAAACACCTCTCATTAGTGTTTGACCCTATAAGTACCTTTATTATCAAAAGTTTAAGATAGAAAAGATAGTTCAAGAATTGCTGGAGTTAGGCACCATTAGGCTTAGCCagaatcaatttttcttgctagtttttttttgtaagaagtCAAATGGCTCTTGGaaaatatatgttgattataGGGATCCTAACAAATAGATTATTAAATATGGGTTCTTTTATACCTGTAATGGAGGAGCTACTGGACAAGATTTGTGGTTCACATTATCTTTCTAAGCTGGATTTAAGGTTTGGTTACAACTAGATTAGGATGAAGTCAGAAGACATCCTTAAgacttttttcaaaacatataaaaggtATTGTAAGTTTGTAGTGATGCCTTTTGTGCTGACTAATGCACCCTCAATGTTTTAGGACTTGATGAATGAAGTACTTAAACCCTATCAAAGAAagtttatattagtttttctttaagaTATCTTGGTctatagttttaattttgaaaaacctaTAAAACATCTAAAGATAGTCTTATAAACCTTAGCTAAACAGAGCTCTAtgctaaaaaatctaaatgcaAGTTTTCCACTAAGAAAATTGTATATTTAAGGCATATAATTTTTGGAGATAAGGTTAAAGTTAATCCTAGTAAGGCAGAAGCAATGGTTAGATAGACGAGCCCTtgtaatcttaaatttttaagagGATTTTTAAGACTAACAAGATATTACAAAAGATTTATAAAGGGGTATAGAACTATAATTGGCCCGTTAACGAGACTAGTTAAGAAGGGAGGGTTTGTTTAATATAAGTTAGTAAAAGATATATGTGAGGAAGGGATTAAAGAAAGATGTCACTAGTCCACCAATCTTAAATCTACCTAATTTTTCTAAGCCTTTTTATTATGGAATATGATGCATCTAGGATTGAAATAGAAGCATTTTTTATATAGGATGGTAGACCTATCTCTTACCTTAGTAAAGTTCTTAAGGTTAGGGATGTTATCCATTTATGATAAGGAATTGCTTACCTTCTAGGCTATGTATTTTTAAGGCCAAATATGCAGGCTCGACCTTCCTATACTTGGCGCGCCTAGCCCATCCTTTCAAACTTAGACATACAATTCTAGCCTTTTAAGCCCATGAGCATCTAGCTCGTCCTTTCTATCCCAGGCacacctaatttttttaaagttattttatcttttgatatttaaaaatagaattctatttgaataaaataatcataaatgctattttaaaaattatacaatgaTATCACACTTTTCAAATAAAGTAATAACGTTTTTACAGTAGTGttaatatactatatatatatatatatatatatatattccattttttatttttttattttatgcattttttaaaaattaattattcatgtaGTTTTACATACGATCACATAAAAAACATCAAGATAtaattcttttacttttttttttattaaaacttgcttttcaaatcataataaatttttatttaaaattcatgccatgaataaaaaaaaaaggtacttgtaagaaaagaaagaaatacataaaaaaaaaaaaaggaaagggatttttaactaaaaaggaaattgataaaaattcatAAGAAGAAAAACTAGTTAACCGACAAAGGATGTCTAGACAATTTCTTGAAGTAAAACAaagatcttttttattaaaagtgtgttattttaattttataataaaattaatttgatattaatgtGTACGGAGATGAACTTTCTATGTACATAACATAAAAAGATCATAAATATAcactaaattttcatttttttgataaaaaatttaaaattgaaaagactATCATTTTTGTCCATCTACTCTTTcaacatatttataaattaaaatagcaaCCCGTAACATGGTGCAATCAATAAaactcataattttaaaacccagcCTGGCGGGTTGACCTGTGACTCGGCCGACCTAGGGTTGGAACCGGGttaggttgaagaaaaaacatgggAAGGAAAAACCCGGTGGATTGACCCGACGATCCAGTTGACCTGGCAAGACCTGGTCAAAAACTCGATTGTAAcctgttgacttttttttactaaaacgacgttttgatttaaaaaaaaaaaaaagaattgacctGGTCAAAACCAGGAATCCGGGCTTTGGACCAAGCCGACCACCGAATCAGGGctaaaaactatgataaaactagtttaattaactaaattaataaGAGTTGGCTCCAGTGAAATGGCCTTTTTTTAGGATCAATAAAAATGAATAGGCTTTAAGCCTTTCATGATTTATGTGTTAACATGAGCAAAGAAATTGTCATTATTTGATAATCTCACTACattatttcttttctcattttattatattatagaaataactaaaacaaatgggtgaatcatttttatttttaacacagcCTACTCTGAATTCACTTGTTCATATAAACATGacatttttctcttcctttttttttttaattttggtcatTGAATTTTTAAGTGTTATAATCTCATCATTGAAGTTTACaatatcatggtttttttttttatgggactTTTTCAATATGAATTACCTCTCATGTTTGAGAATAATGTTTGGGATATTCAAGAATggatttggttttgattttgagtattcagaatttaattagaattgaaatagaaattaaaagaataaagactttatttgacaaagaacaaaaacaaatgctCTATTTAGATATGAGTGCAAGATATTTTAGTTtgatccttaaaattttaaattttctatcaTTTGGTCCCCATTGTTTGAGATATTCACATTTCAGTAGCAAATATCATTATCTTCACTTTTTTTAGTTCCAGGTATTGAGATAGGAGAAGAAAGTTGCTTAAAGATTTTGAGGAGAGGCAAAACGATCAGATGACCACATTTtttccacaaaaaaaattaatatttgtgtcAATGGATTCATCTTCTCAATAGAAGTTCAATAGAGATAGTGGTTCCTATAAACatgtcaaatttttatttttatttttacttttactttttgGAGTGGTTGGATGGTGTTTTGAGGGTGGGCATTGGTTTTTCCAAGGTTTCTAATATGcttttaaggtatttttaggtgaaaaacaagctaaaaattaagttttaaggATCCAAAAGCTTGGaccttgattttttaatcaCTAGAAGTAATAGAAAAGCTAAGCAAAAGAAGATGTATcaccaaattattaaaaacactaGAGCAGACAACATCCaatgctaagaaaaaaaattaccaagcaTGACTTTACTTTTTGATTTGAGGCCAAATGCATGGGCTAGCTTGTCAAACCTATAAGTgtctagccttttttttttttttttccttgcattatttttttctatttaaatattaattaatttcatcttatttttttaaaatgatttttttatatttat
This is a stretch of genomic DNA from Populus alba chromosome 11, ASM523922v2, whole genome shotgun sequence. It encodes these proteins:
- the LOC118038412 gene encoding ubiquitin-conjugating enzyme E2 35 is translated as MASSNLPRRIIKETQRLLSEPAPGISASPSEDNMRYFNVMILGPTQSPYEGGVFKLELFLPEEYPMAAPKVRFLTKIYHPNIDKLGRICLDILKDKWSPALQIRTVLLSIQALLSAPNPDDPLSENIAKHWKTNEAEAVETAKEWTRLYASGA